The proteins below come from a single candidate division WOR-3 bacterium genomic window:
- a CDS encoding translocation/assembly module TamB domain-containing protein, whose translation MRKTIINVIVVIIIITFIITLILRGVLIYNNDIKRFTYKKIQEILIKSFGIQVQSEKYEGNIIKNIKLYDVSLLLKSGDEVFVEKLECNHNLFLSFLKRKIFIEQLLLINPRISLAGISSSGVTNKNGKKLPNLEIKKLIISNGRIIKSKSILIDSIFLQCNVESDPKDASLFLKKGDIKIFQRFRWYYLNAITGKVEINNEVIKLQNFSFTISHDNNFKLDVVFYHQSQTIEVNFYQGTIDVSNLSGNYSGKFNISGYIKLNWNESGSSFSIRSATIDFNTNNFKIGTDYSLNFKGILNCTGNAIAVNIQGFNNEGREILDTKINLQIDWGALKYKGELLLDRFILYPEAPNEFWDGFIKVDGDHLDFLNCTVNLHNTNGESITANIKISKKFTVKSYEITTDNLAYRVPVGELKMSAMLILDNKIKSVNTRIVLVNFDLTYPSLPRRLFLAFYNPSPQQTVSGYLTGIFELQYRDKTLISRGNLAGHDVKISGLQINRGILQYTINTGTNRVMLDLMIDQINSSYIPEIQNVELSIKNNFVTFRIGNVINNQVCCKGVLNLINSKIFLGIDSLFISGYKYSIQNTESFYLGITDSIIFLKNVSLAFNKGMLRLELIKLPNQSLAIDFSGCQIALENICELLQSPFNIKGNLDFTFQSGVFLKSHDSLVSRCNLRVQDIQFPFRLLNNLPTTSGDSLVNIKNFICNIGLFENKLIIDALRLVYREDTSQLVGHIIVPTPNTYRSLLNYSWIKNIPEMPLALDVQFSDPGSWIFFFLKNIVDLKDAYISGGGRITGTLNSPQFYGSVFVNEGIGEIVPTHTSCSNITAQLEFYDKFINIKNISADAGVTKEIKNNVKASGSVKLINFTSVDTFFLLINFRNTPVRLHKEMFAVVSGSINVSSKSKFPKTLSGAYSAIAPLTLMITGDVTITEALITTEFGKAGELTSFSKPDIIVNLKIIGERDIWLRNSLTDCELGVNLSVLTQESDIIWTGELQALQGNIYYLDHVLKLTRGVIIFDNISEINPLVDISAELLTRPLRVEGNLPQQVKIIFNLSGRLKEPYFTFSSDPPYLNENDIVSYLNFNMSWQELSAIEARELVTKFLSNKLIGYFERELSKKIREKIFFDYFWIESGLLSENGVKVTLGKYFGPKLYVNYEYNVTSNIFDVFRIEYYLSKYHTIVGEHTETGNYRILYQYNIRY comes from the coding sequence ATGCGAAAAACTATAATTAATGTAATAGTAGTTATTATTATAATTACTTTTATAATTACTTTAATTCTTCGGGGAGTTCTTATATATAACAATGATATCAAAAGATTTACTTATAAAAAGATTCAAGAAATATTAATTAAGTCATTTGGTATTCAAGTCCAATCTGAAAAGTATGAAGGGAATATAATAAAAAATATTAAATTATATGATGTTTCATTATTACTAAAATCTGGAGATGAGGTTTTTGTCGAAAAACTCGAATGTAATCATAATTTGTTTTTGAGTTTTTTAAAAAGGAAAATTTTTATAGAACAACTATTACTAATTAATCCACGGATTTCATTAGCTGGTATTTCGAGTAGCGGAGTCACAAATAAAAATGGAAAGAAATTACCAAATCTCGAAATTAAAAAATTGATTATAAGTAATGGACGAATTATAAAATCAAAATCTATTCTAATTGATTCTATATTTCTTCAATGTAACGTCGAGAGTGACCCGAAAGATGCGAGTTTGTTTTTAAAAAAAGGTGATATTAAAATTTTTCAACGATTTCGTTGGTATTATTTAAATGCCATAACAGGGAAAGTAGAAATTAATAATGAAGTAATAAAATTGCAAAATTTTTCTTTTACAATTTCGCACGATAATAACTTCAAGTTAGATGTAGTTTTTTACCATCAATCCCAAACAATTGAGGTTAATTTTTACCAAGGAACGATTGACGTCTCAAATCTTTCAGGCAATTATTCTGGTAAATTTAATATATCAGGGTATATCAAGCTAAATTGGAACGAGTCTGGCTCTTCATTTAGCATTAGATCAGCTACAATAGACTTTAATACCAATAATTTTAAGATTGGGACCGACTATTCATTAAATTTTAAAGGAATTTTAAATTGTACAGGTAACGCAATAGCAGTAAACATACAGGGTTTTAATAATGAAGGACGGGAGATACTGGATACTAAGATAAATCTCCAAATTGACTGGGGCGCATTAAAATACAAAGGAGAACTATTACTGGACAGATTTATTTTATACCCAGAAGCTCCGAATGAATTTTGGGATGGTTTTATAAAGGTTGATGGAGATCACTTAGATTTTCTAAATTGCACTGTTAATTTACATAATACCAATGGTGAATCAATTACTGCTAATATAAAGATATCCAAAAAATTCACAGTAAAATCATATGAAATAACGACCGATAATCTTGCATATAGAGTACCGGTTGGAGAACTAAAAATGTCTGCCATGCTAATTTTAGATAATAAAATTAAATCTGTTAACACTAGAATTGTTCTTGTAAATTTTGATTTAACGTACCCTTCGCTTCCAAGAAGATTATTTTTAGCTTTTTATAATCCGTCCCCACAACAAACAGTTAGTGGGTATTTAACAGGAATTTTTGAACTTCAATATCGTGATAAAACCTTAATATCTCGAGGCAATTTGGCAGGTCACGACGTAAAAATATCTGGTTTACAAATTAACCGGGGAATTTTGCAATATACTATAAATACTGGTACGAACAGAGTTATGTTAGATTTGATGATTGATCAAATAAATTCATCGTATATCCCAGAAATTCAAAATGTGGAACTATCCATAAAAAATAATTTTGTGACATTTAGAATCGGAAATGTCATAAACAACCAGGTTTGTTGTAAAGGAGTATTAAATTTAATAAACAGCAAAATATTTTTAGGAATAGATTCCCTATTTATCAGCGGTTATAAATACTCAATCCAAAATACCGAAAGTTTTTATTTAGGAATAACAGATTCGATAATTTTTCTGAAAAATGTATCGTTGGCGTTTAATAAAGGAATGCTACGATTAGAGCTCATTAAGCTCCCCAATCAATCCCTAGCTATTGATTTTTCAGGATGTCAAATTGCGCTAGAAAATATTTGTGAATTGCTACAAAGTCCATTTAATATCAAAGGTAATCTTGATTTTACTTTTCAGAGTGGTGTTTTTTTAAAATCGCATGATAGTTTAGTTTCGCGATGTAATTTACGTGTTCAGGATATTCAGTTTCCATTTAGGCTTTTAAATAACTTACCAACAACTAGTGGGGACTCTTTAGTTAACATTAAAAATTTCATTTGTAACATTGGCTTGTTTGAAAATAAGTTAATAATCGACGCGTTACGCTTAGTTTATCGAGAAGATACTTCTCAATTAGTTGGCCATATAATCGTGCCTACCCCAAACACTTATAGATCTTTGTTAAATTATTCTTGGATAAAAAATATTCCTGAAATGCCATTAGCGCTTGACGTACAATTTTCTGACCCTGGATCCTGGATATTTTTCTTTTTAAAAAACATTGTTGATTTAAAAGATGCTTATATATCAGGTGGTGGGCGAATTACCGGAACTCTTAATTCTCCACAATTTTATGGGTCGGTTTTTGTTAATGAAGGGATAGGGGAGATTGTGCCTACTCATACTTCATGTTCTAATATTACTGCTCAATTAGAATTCTATGATAAGTTTATAAACATCAAAAATATTAGTGCCGATGCAGGCGTAACTAAAGAGATCAAGAACAATGTTAAGGCCTCCGGTAGTGTCAAGCTTATAAACTTTACTAGTGTTGACACCTTCTTTCTTTTAATTAATTTTCGTAATACCCCAGTTCGATTACATAAAGAAATGTTTGCAGTAGTCAGCGGATCGATAAATGTATCATCAAAAAGTAAATTCCCCAAGACCCTATCTGGAGCTTATTCAGCTATAGCTCCATTGACATTAATGATTACGGGCGATGTTACAATTACAGAAGCACTAATAACTACAGAGTTCGGTAAAGCCGGTGAACTTACTAGCTTTTCTAAACCTGATATCATTGTAAATCTTAAAATAATCGGCGAAAGAGACATTTGGTTACGAAATAGTCTTACAGATTGTGAGTTGGGTGTTAATTTATCAGTTTTGACTCAAGAATCTGATATTATTTGGACCGGGGAGCTTCAGGCACTTCAAGGTAATATTTATTATCTCGATCATGTATTAAAACTTACTCGAGGAGTAATCATTTTTGATAACATATCTGAAATTAACCCTCTCGTTGACATTTCTGCCGAGCTTCTAACCCGTCCCTTACGCGTTGAAGGCAACTTGCCACAACAGGTTAAGATAATTTTTAATTTGAGTGGACGGTTAAAAGAACCCTATTTCACTTTTTCTTCAGATCCTCCGTATCTCAACGAAAATGATATTGTTAGTTATCTTAATTTTAATATGTCATGGCAAGAACTCTCAGCCATCGAGGCACGTGAGCTTGTTACTAAGTTTTTATCCAATAAACTTATTGGGTATTTTGAGCGGGAATTATCCAAGAAGATTCGGGAGAAAATTTTCTTTGACTATTTTTGGATTGAGAGTGGTTTACTCTCTGAGAATGGCGTTAAAGTTACTTTAGGGAAATATTTTGGGCCAAAACTTTATGTAAATTATGAATATAACGTTACTAGTAATATTTTCGATGTTTTCCGTATTGAATATTATTTAAGTAAATACCATACAATTGTTGGTGAACACACAGAGACCGGGAACTACCGCATTCTTTACCAGTATAACATTCGATATTAA
- the priA gene encoding primosomal protein N', with protein sequence MLADISLFGSAIDFLTYQVPQDLVVRLKAGALVKVPLRNRSKYGIVVRIREQISESEELKKDLKELTELVDDRFIPEHLWALLRWAKNYYFANWGQVFQLVVPFSAFRHISKEDTIYSYEKFLNSKSTSELNSKFEPIWNAIKDQQHKTFLLFSLANCRLFKNYRELIVRTIKLPRSVIVLVPEIQLIPEAIKNLDLDDDLVVAWHSELKLSARCKIWNKVKSQNAAIVVGTRSALFLPVNNLGLIIISQEHSPYYKEERAFHYQARDLAIKYGEIAQAVVVLDSDTPSLESYYKADVKKIELISFFNSNVDFSRVQIVNLQQSHDQIISEPLREAILQAYQDGGRILIYHNRVGYARFVICRDCGYVSICPQCGLPLILDREKDLFICRLCSAQASTFDVCPVCRGSIFIYRGWGIQKVVSELKKILPANAISVVTSETAALNENKAAVLVVTKFGLERLRREHFSLIALTWADSFLFVQDYRAGERAFQELVAVVHKATSNAKTNLIIQTYRPTNPVIKCAVQLDYQSFYDQELKTRQELFYPPFSSLTQINISNKSVEKVNSSAQTLLELFKNYPGVTCLGPTALAKAKKKFVQILLKSQMPLINLISHDELRKHFDPKLKFDINVDP encoded by the coding sequence ATGTTAGCTGATATCTCACTTTTTGGCTCAGCAATTGATTTTCTGACTTATCAGGTGCCTCAAGATTTAGTTGTACGATTAAAAGCAGGTGCTCTCGTCAAAGTTCCATTACGAAACAGATCAAAATATGGAATTGTTGTCAGAATCCGCGAGCAAATTTCAGAATCAGAAGAACTTAAGAAAGATTTAAAAGAACTTACAGAACTTGTAGACGACCGGTTTATTCCAGAACACTTGTGGGCGCTATTGCGGTGGGCTAAAAATTACTATTTTGCAAATTGGGGACAAGTTTTTCAATTGGTTGTTCCATTTTCGGCCTTCCGACATATTTCCAAAGAAGATACAATATATTCTTATGAAAAGTTTTTAAATTCTAAGTCGACTAGTGAATTGAATAGTAAGTTTGAACCAATATGGAATGCCATTAAAGATCAACAACATAAGACATTTTTACTTTTTAGTTTAGCTAATTGCCGGCTTTTTAAAAATTATCGAGAACTAATCGTAAGGACCATTAAATTGCCGCGCAGTGTAATTGTGCTAGTACCCGAAATTCAGCTGATTCCCGAGGCAATTAAAAATTTAGACCTGGATGATGATCTGGTGGTGGCGTGGCATTCAGAACTTAAACTGTCGGCGCGATGTAAAATTTGGAATAAAGTTAAATCGCAAAACGCAGCCATCGTGGTTGGAACTCGCTCGGCGCTTTTTTTGCCCGTAAATAACTTGGGACTTATAATTATTAGCCAAGAGCATTCACCATATTACAAAGAAGAACGAGCATTTCACTATCAGGCCCGGGATTTGGCGATAAAATATGGCGAAATTGCGCAGGCTGTGGTGGTTTTAGATAGTGATACCCCTTCACTTGAGTCATATTATAAAGCAGATGTCAAAAAAATTGAACTTATATCGTTCTTTAATTCCAATGTAGACTTCTCTAGGGTGCAAATTGTAAACTTACAGCAATCGCACGACCAAATTATCTCAGAACCGTTACGAGAGGCAATTTTACAAGCCTATCAAGATGGCGGTCGTATTTTGATATATCATAACCGGGTTGGTTATGCACGATTCGTAATCTGTCGTGATTGTGGTTATGTAAGCATTTGTCCGCAATGTGGATTACCGTTAATATTGGATCGAGAAAAAGATTTATTTATCTGTCGATTATGCTCAGCTCAAGCGTCAACTTTCGATGTGTGTCCGGTGTGTCGTGGTAGTATTTTTATTTATCGGGGCTGGGGGATTCAAAAAGTCGTCTCAGAGCTTAAAAAAATTTTACCGGCAAATGCCATATCAGTAGTTACTTCCGAGACAGCTGCGCTTAACGAGAATAAGGCTGCAGTTTTGGTAGTTACTAAATTTGGTTTAGAAAGACTGCGTCGTGAGCATTTTTCATTAATTGCTTTAACCTGGGCTGACAGTTTTCTTTTCGTGCAAGATTATCGGGCTGGGGAACGAGCATTTCAAGAGTTAGTAGCCGTTGTGCACAAAGCGACATCTAATGCTAAAACAAATTTGATAATTCAGACCTATCGACCCACCAATCCGGTAATTAAGTGCGCCGTGCAATTAGACTATCAGAGTTTTTATGACCAAGAGCTTAAAACTCGCCAGGAGTTATTTTATCCGCCCTTTAGCTCTCTTACTCAAATCAATATATCGAATAAAAGTGTAGAAAAAGTAAATTCTTCGGCCCAAACATTGTTAGAATTATTTAAAAACTATCCCGGGGTCACCTGTTTAGGCCCTACAGCATTAGCAAAAGCTAAAAAGAAATTCGTGCAAATTTTACTTAAATCTCAAATGCCGCTAATAAATTTAATTTCTCATGACGAACTCAGAAAACATTTTGACCCCAAACTAAAATTCGATATTAATGTTGACCCATAG
- a CDS encoding radical SAM protein, translating to MTNKVLPLQSGIIYGPVNSKRLGRSLGINLLSTTKKICSFNCIYCHYGPTHELTCTPDAYELPSVSNIIQEIRLALQSSPNIDYLTFSGNGEPMIYPFFAEVVSEIQKLRDEFCPKVPIALLSNASCLAKDLFLSSLQLINVRIFKLDTADEVLFKKINRPYPDIKLADIINGLIKLSRKLPIVLQTIFMEGNVDNTTPEALEKWLTAVKEIRPQEIQIYSTDRPVAEQGIIMVSDQKLQELAIFITQRTGIKTRPYFARLVR from the coding sequence GTGACTAATAAAGTTCTACCGCTTCAATCAGGAATTATTTATGGTCCGGTTAATTCAAAACGTCTCGGGCGTTCTTTAGGAATAAATCTATTATCCACCACAAAAAAAATTTGTTCGTTTAACTGCATTTACTGTCATTATGGCCCCACCCATGAACTAACTTGCACGCCGGATGCTTATGAGTTACCTTCGGTAAGCAACATTATTCAGGAAATTAGGCTAGCGTTACAAAGTAGTCCTAATATTGATTACCTAACCTTTTCTGGCAATGGCGAGCCAATGATTTACCCGTTTTTTGCAGAAGTAGTTTCGGAAATTCAAAAACTGCGAGATGAGTTCTGTCCCAAGGTTCCTATTGCCTTATTAAGTAATGCCAGTTGCCTGGCCAAAGATCTTTTTCTTTCAAGTCTTCAGTTAATTAATGTGCGGATCTTTAAACTCGATACTGCTGATGAAGTGCTTTTTAAAAAGATTAACCGGCCATATCCCGATATAAAATTAGCTGATATTATTAACGGATTAATAAAACTATCCCGAAAGCTCCCAATAGTTCTCCAGACAATTTTTATGGAAGGCAACGTCGACAACACAACACCGGAGGCGCTGGAAAAATGGCTTACAGCAGTAAAAGAGATAAGACCGCAAGAAATTCAGATCTATTCTACAGATCGGCCGGTTGCCGAACAAGGTATTATTATGGTCAGCGATCAAAAATTACAGGAACTTGCCATATTTATTACCCAAAGAACCGGAATTAAAACCAGACCGTATTTTGCTCGGCTGGTTAGATAA
- the amrS gene encoding AmmeMemoRadiSam system radical SAM enzyme has protein sequence MVEARYYRTITKNQKALVQCELCPNFCEIADGKVGRCLGRKNIGGKLYAINYGEVVSIAMDPIEKKPLYHFYPGAPIFSVATFGCNLQCPFCQNWEISQVHAPSEYYTPENLVKLALTYPTIGIAYTFSEPLIWFEYLLDTMKIARQAGLKNVLVTNGMINSKPLEELLPYVDAMNIDLKSIREEFYRNFVKGSLEAVKATIKKAKTHCHLELTNLIIPTKNDSREDIEALVDYCASLGRDTVLHFTRYFPHHKFHVHYTPESTLLEALRIAQKKLDFVYLGNIGGHDNNTYCPNCGNLLVNRGYFNTIVTGIKGANQCNKCGAKIYGIFDEER, from the coding sequence ATGGTTGAAGCCCGATATTACCGAACTATCACTAAGAACCAAAAAGCTCTTGTGCAGTGTGAACTTTGTCCAAATTTTTGTGAAATTGCTGACGGGAAGGTGGGTCGTTGTTTGGGCCGAAAAAATATTGGCGGTAAATTATATGCGATAAACTACGGCGAAGTAGTCTCGATTGCTATGGACCCGATCGAAAAAAAACCATTGTACCATTTTTATCCTGGTGCACCAATTTTTTCGGTCGCAACCTTTGGATGTAATCTGCAATGTCCATTTTGCCAAAATTGGGAAATCTCTCAAGTTCACGCCCCCAGCGAATACTATACACCTGAAAATTTAGTTAAACTAGCCTTAACGTATCCAACGATTGGTATCGCCTATACTTTTTCTGAGCCTCTAATATGGTTTGAATATCTTTTAGATACTATGAAAATTGCTCGCCAGGCGGGTCTGAAAAACGTCCTTGTCACTAATGGTATGATAAACTCTAAACCATTAGAGGAGCTTTTGCCATATGTTGACGCCATGAACATCGATTTAAAATCAATCCGTGAAGAGTTCTATCGGAATTTTGTTAAGGGAAGTCTTGAGGCAGTAAAAGCCACTATCAAGAAAGCAAAAACGCATTGTCATCTGGAATTAACCAACTTAATTATACCTACTAAAAATGATTCCCGAGAAGACATTGAAGCTTTAGTTGATTATTGCGCAAGCTTAGGACGCGATACTGTCCTACACTTTACGCGGTACTTCCCCCATCATAAATTCCATGTCCATTATACGCCGGAAAGTACATTATTAGAAGCTTTAAGGATTGCGCAAAAAAAACTCGATTTTGTTTATCTGGGGAATATTGGCGGACATGACAATAATACTTATTGTCCAAACTGTGGCAATTTATTAGTTAACCGGGGTTACTTTAACACAATTGTCACGGGCATTAAAGGCGCTAATCAATGCAATAAGTGTGGTGCGAAAATTTATGGAATATTTGACGAGGAACGATAG
- a CDS encoding FAD:protein FMN transferase, with protein sequence MVRCLQKIVFKILLTLFVIISCSQKKLKEYQYESIIFGSYVKIIIPAQDSLAASNFIRETFKIFRHIDSVASMFNQSSEIAMINRYGRGKMSLDLKNLVAKSIEVAEKTDGAFDITVGSVLKNWGLYEDLKSPQTLPINDSCIVNYKSILIKSDSIFLMPHMNLDLGGIAVGYALDKAAEFLQRNGVPYGLIDAGGDIICWGNKSFRIGIKNPSGAGVIKILNIKNKAVSTSGGYERYRTRDSIKYTHIVDPHTKTPIIQETNSLVSVTIIANKCVDADAYATAIFVLGKDKGLTIMKELNLKGILITRDGQLIEIN encoded by the coding sequence ATGGTTCGTTGCCTTCAAAAAATCGTATTCAAGATTCTACTCACTCTCTTTGTTATTATATCCTGTAGCCAGAAAAAATTAAAAGAATATCAATACGAAAGTATAATTTTTGGAAGTTATGTAAAGATTATTATCCCAGCCCAAGATTCATTAGCAGCTTCCAATTTCATTCGGGAAACTTTTAAGATTTTCCGTCACATCGACTCGGTAGCTTCAATGTTTAATCAGTCAAGCGAAATCGCTATGATCAATCGCTATGGACGAGGAAAAATGTCACTTGACTTAAAAAACTTGGTTGCAAAATCAATTGAAGTAGCTGAAAAAACTGATGGTGCCTTTGATATTACCGTGGGCTCGGTACTTAAAAATTGGGGACTGTATGAGGACTTAAAATCCCCTCAAACTTTACCAATTAACGATAGCTGCATTGTAAATTACAAATCAATACTAATTAAAAGCGATTCGATCTTTCTAATGCCTCATATGAATCTTGATTTGGGAGGAATTGCTGTGGGCTACGCTTTAGATAAAGCAGCAGAGTTCTTACAACGCAATGGCGTGCCCTACGGATTAATTGATGCTGGGGGCGATATAATCTGTTGGGGCAATAAATCTTTTCGAATCGGAATAAAAAATCCTTCGGGTGCCGGGGTAATAAAGATCTTGAACATTAAAAATAAAGCCGTTTCTACCTCGGGCGGTTACGAACGTTATCGGACACGCGATTCGATTAAATATACTCATATAGTAGACCCTCATACCAAAACACCAATCATCCAGGAAACAAATTCCCTAGTCAGTGTTACAATTATTGCCAATAAATGTGTAGATGCTGATGCCTACGCGACAGCAATTTTTGTACTAGGTAAAGACAAAGGTCTAACAATCATGAAAGAATTAAATCTTAAAGGCATTCTTATTACCCGAGATGGACAACTAATTGAAATTAATTAA
- a CDS encoding RNA-binding protein, with the protein MSKLFVGNLPFTTKETTLNQLFSQYGTVQSINIITDRYTNRPRGFAFVEMDCEASAQNAISKLNGYELEGRQIVVTLARPQEPGAKKTQGKHGKRSFRARSW; encoded by the coding sequence ATGAGTAAACTCTTTGTTGGAAACCTGCCGTTTACTACGAAGGAAACTACTCTGAATCAATTGTTTAGTCAATACGGCACTGTTCAATCGATAAACATAATTACCGACCGGTATACCAATCGACCTCGAGGTTTTGCTTTTGTGGAAATGGATTGTGAAGCATCGGCTCAAAATGCAATTTCTAAACTTAATGGATATGAACTTGAAGGACGTCAGATTGTCGTAACTCTTGCCCGCCCTCAGGAACCTGGCGCTAAAAAGACCCAAGGAAAACACGGAAAGCGTTCATTTAGAGCGCGATCTTGGTGA
- a CDS encoding 2,3-bisphosphoglycerate-independent phosphoglycerate mutase produces the protein MDILQKCIKPNEKRILLIVIDGLGGLPFDGKTELETAQTPNLDRLTKISSLGLTLPVDYGITPGSGPAHLALFGYSPEEHEIGRGILEALGLGINITQDDLCIRANFATIKNGIIIDRRAGRISTEENQRLCAMLSSEIKSINDVEIIIKSGKEHRFVIVLRGQGLDTRIKETDPQKENLPPTKIVPLVPEAQKTADVLNAFLENAMEILKNEWPANYLLLRGYAQRPNLPSISERYQLKPAAIATYPMYKGIARLLGMEVLTTYETWSDEIETLQKNYQNFDFIYLHFKEIDIKGEDGDFDGKVKLIEQFDNLLPQILELNFDVVCITSDHSTPAILKSHSWHPNPFLLYSPYVIGDDLEKFSERTCARGSLGIFPQTKVMPLLLAHSLKLNKFGA, from the coding sequence ATGGACATTCTTCAGAAATGTATAAAGCCTAACGAGAAAAGGATTCTCTTAATTGTCATTGATGGACTAGGGGGTCTACCCTTTGATGGAAAAACTGAACTTGAAACTGCACAGACTCCAAATCTTGACCGTTTGACTAAAATCAGTAGTTTAGGTCTTACCTTGCCAGTAGATTATGGGATAACCCCGGGAAGCGGTCCAGCGCATTTGGCGCTATTTGGATATTCGCCTGAAGAGCATGAAATTGGACGCGGGATTCTAGAAGCACTGGGATTGGGAATAAATATTACTCAAGATGATTTATGCATTAGAGCCAATTTTGCTACGATTAAGAATGGTATAATTATTGATCGGCGTGCCGGTAGGATTAGTACTGAAGAAAACCAGCGACTATGTGCAATGTTATCCAGTGAAATTAAATCGATTAACGACGTTGAAATTATTATTAAATCTGGCAAGGAACATCGCTTTGTAATTGTCCTGCGCGGTCAGGGTTTAGATACTCGAATTAAGGAAACTGACCCCCAGAAAGAAAATTTGCCGCCCACAAAAATTGTGCCTTTAGTTCCCGAGGCTCAAAAAACAGCCGATGTGCTCAATGCTTTTTTAGAAAATGCAATGGAAATTTTAAAGAACGAATGGCCAGCAAATTATCTATTACTTCGAGGATATGCTCAACGTCCCAATTTACCTTCCATAAGCGAGAGATATCAATTAAAACCCGCAGCTATCGCTACTTATCCAATGTATAAAGGTATTGCGCGACTTTTAGGAATGGAGGTGTTAACTACTTATGAGACATGGTCCGATGAGATTGAGACTCTACAAAAAAATTATCAGAATTTTGATTTTATCTATTTGCATTTTAAAGAAATTGACATAAAAGGCGAAGACGGTGATTTCGATGGTAAAGTAAAACTAATTGAACAATTTGATAACCTATTACCTCAAATTTTAGAATTAAATTTCGATGTCGTCTGCATTACTTCAGACCATTCAACGCCCGCAATACTTAAAAGCCATTCCTGGCATCCTAATCCTTTTCTTCTGTATTCACCCTATGTTATTGGTGATGACCTTGAGAAATTTTCCGAAAGAACCTGCGCGCGAGGTAGTTTAGGAATTTTCCCTCAAACCAAAGTAATGCCACTACTTTTAGCCCATAGCTTAAAGTTAAATAAATTCGGAGCCTAA